The sequence CTTTTCTTCTAAAGCTGGATCTAAAGGTTGGTCATCTGAACCTGTATTTAAAATTTCCTCCCACAATGCCAAAAACCTGTCCTGCAGGCCCAGAGCTATAACTGCCATGGAAATCTCATCATCAACGTCCTTTTTCAGTTTTTCTATTGTCTCATTAAGATTCAATGTTGGAGGCTCACTGGAGGATCCACTAGCATTCAAAATTTGCTGTTTCACATTTTCAACATCAACCTCCAAGTCCAAACGCCTCTCAGGAACATCTTTCTTTTTCACAGCCCACTTCCTTTCTGGATCTATTGGGATTCCTTCTTGAACTCCTCCAATTTTCCGGTACTTAAGCATGCGATGCTGTAATAGCTCTTCTGTCTCCATCTGGGTAAGTTCCTGTAGAAACCAAAGGCCTTTTTCAAGAATATAACTCTTTgcattcaatttatttatatgaacAAACTCTGAGTGCCACTTACATCCATTGCTTCATTAATTGCAATTTTTATCTGTTGTGAGGTCCATGAGGGATCTGCATGTGCACCACCAAGTGGCTCCTATTGAAGATGAAAAAATTCATTTGAGATGCCATAAAAAGAGAACATACAGTCCTGAAATGCTAAAAGCAAATTGGAGAGGCAGTAGCTATTAAGGTAACACTCTAGGATTATAAATTTATGGTGTTCAATTTCAAATGTTAGACACCAATCAATTGCATAAATCAAACATTATCTGATCAATGACTTTTCTAATGATGGAAAGGTCATTAGAAATTTCAAGAATATTAGCGTGTTCAATGACTTTTCTAATAGTGTTCGGTTTCAAGAATATTTGCAGAATGTTCAATTTCAAGCATATTATGGTGTTCAATAACTTTTCTAATAATGTTCAATATCAAGAATATTCGcctcaaacaaaagaaaaaatagtaagGACGATTTCATGAAGATGCCCTTGCCCCCATAGGGTGTTATGGTATTTAGATATATGATTTGCATATTTCCATACCCGTTTATTGTTTGAAATGTGCATATTATCTTATAAAGAGAGAGCGGATGCTTACAGGTATGATACCATCTGCAACCTGCAGATTGACCAATTCTGGAGCAGTAATCCTCAGCTTCTCAGCCGCCTgcagacaaaaagaaaaaccaaattaCAACAATCTAGAATCAATTCATAAAGAAAGACAAGCATAGTAGTGGTTTATGTACAAACCTTTGGAGCAGCTTTGGCAGTCTTCCACAAGATTGCTGCACATGCTTCTGGACTAAACCGTGACAACAACAGAGAAAAATCAGAAGAGAAAACAGATTACATCATGTAGCTAGTGCtgcatgcaaaaaaaaaattcagacaGGTTTGGTAACAGCTAATAGAAAACAAATTGAAGGATCTAGCTATAAGGATTCTATTCCAGTGTAATACTTGTCACAGGGATAAGAGGGGCTAACAGTACTCCACTTTTGTCACAGGAATAAGAGGGGCTAACAGTACTCCACTTACTAATGTTGAGAAAATGgagtaaacaaatatatatgtatatcttagATATATAGCCTAAAGCCACTTCCTCCTTCCAGGTCACTAACAATGTGTTACCATGCAAAATATTTGACTCTTATTTTAAAAGTACAATTTAAGATAAAatcataaacattttaaaagtaCAATTTAAGATAAAATCATAAACATTTTCCAAAGCATAATTGCAGTCCTAATATTAGCCTTGTTCACAACAACCTCGCCCACTGATAACCAAGTGTGTTGAGCAGGAGAGATTTAACAATCCAAATTTAATCCTATGTGCTTGGGACAATACCCATGATGCTGGCTCATGGTCAACCTCAAAGAGGTCAGTTGTACTGTTCCCCTACAGTGCACAAGCCTTTGATCAGGTTATTTCTGATACCATACAAAATGAATATTCGCCTTAGCTAAATGTGCTAACCAACAATTTTGTATCATAAAGCCCAATCCCTAACATAGGACTCACAGGTTATGGAATTGCACCGTCACAGAGTTGTAAAGAGAGCAAAGCCAAACTCAAAATTACCTGGCAACATAGAAAACTGCATTTTCAAGCATTAACATTTTGTTAGCACAGCCGATGGCAAGAGCCCCACCAGAGCCACCTTCTCCAATGACAATAGAAAGAATTGGTACTTTCAGACCAAACATAGTTCTCAAATTCTGAGCAATGGCTTCACCCTGAATGTATTGAAAGCAAACAACTCAAATGTATTGAAAGCAAACAActcaaaggaccaggtattgaaAGACAGCTAAGAAAGATTTAAAGTACAGTTGCTCACATACTTGGCCTAGTTCCTCAGATTTAAGGTCTGCATACGCGCCAGGGGTGTCGATGAAAGTTATTATAGGAAACTTGTGGTGATCTGCATAACGCATCATGCGCAGCGCTTTGCGGTAACTGTAACGATATAAAACTTATCATTATTGATCGTCGATAAAATCTAGAAAGTTTAATAAGTTGGAATaacaaattgaatttttttcgtCATTCCAGCTCAAGGCTAATGGATTATCTTGTTATTAGAGAATGTGGAATCTTATATCATTTGACATACCCATGAGGAGTAGGCATCCCAAAGTTACGCTGAATGTTTTCCTTTGTGTTTCTACCCTTTTGGTGACCGATGAACATGTACCTATTACCATCTATGGTTCCTATACCAGTAACAATAGCAGGATCATCATAACCTGCCCGATCACCATGAAGCTCCACAAACTGGATGTATTAAGATAAaagatttattaacaaaattgttCTGAGCACCCATAAACTTGACTGAATACCACATTGACAATACAAATAAACTCCACGGTAAGACAGATAATGAGTACCAGACCTTGTCAGTAATGCTAAACACGTGATCAAGAAAAGTTGGCCTGTTAGGGTGCCGCGCAATATTCACACGTTGTATGGGAGTAAGATTCAGGTATAACTCCTTCAAAGCCTGAAATCAAAACTAGAAAGTCTAAGAggacttgaaaaacaaaaatatgataaaatgctAAATTAGGTAATTGAAAGCCACATATTGGCATAGTAGTCGGACAAAAATGCTATAGAGATGTGCAACACTATCCATCAAATGTGCAAACAAAACATtttggaagatgatgatataaATAGAATATTGTGGTTAAATAAATTTCTGGCCGGGGCTGGGAAAGTTTATCCCAATCCCATCCCCTCCATCACCATCAGAGGAGTACCTGACCCAAATCTCCGTGTCAATTCCAAATTTTTCATCTTATACCgtcaataaaaaaagaatagaaaacaaCCCATCATAAACCATGCATATACTCGTCAATTGTCAAACCTGTTGATATTTATTCTCTAATGAAACAATCTGATCGGTGAAGTCCAGCCCAGTTTCATCTGCCATCTTCCGAACCTATCATCAACAATTGTTCAATTAAATCAAAAGATTGCAAATTCTGAAATAAATCAAccatccaaataataataatgatggttTTACATCAACGATCTTCTTCTCGAGCTCGAGAAGTGGCTTCTCAAAATCCAAAGTGACGGGCTTCTGCTTCTCTTCCAGCGGCTTGAAACTGGATAGGTGAAAAAGGATTCCGCCTTTAACATTTGGATCCGGATTCTCTGGCCATGGATAGTCGTGCTTCTTCACCTTCTTAATCTTAGCTGTAACTGAGATATTCCCCCTTCTAGTGCTGAAACAGGCTCTCCCAAGGGTTCTTAATGGCACGCCATTCACACTATTACTCGAGCTCCGAAGAAGATCCGAAGCCGAAGTTCCACTAAATGCGACTGAAGAATGAGCTATGGAAGCCATTCCTTTTGAATCCGAAACTAATCGCTCCGAATTCTCAACCAAATTCCTCCAATCAGATCTTCAATCCTTTTTCCCAAATTTAGCTCCAGATACTGTGACCGCCAAAAATTGCCACATTAGTCTGAGCAAAGTAACAGTTCGTATTGCACATTTCCCACAAAAAGAATACTCAGTTTAATcgcaaaggaaaagaaagcacgagaaaagaaagtaaaggaacaattttttttaaaaaaaaattaaagcaacttttcaattttgataaaaGCATCAGCCTTGAATCAATTCCTTCCATTAGTAACTATCCACTTAGCTTAAGCATAGTACTAGTTTCCAAAACTTTCTCCATTTTTCTCGGCAGTCAAACGACCGAACAacgaacaaacaaacaaaccaaaacGAAAAATCGAACAAATCAAGCTGAAAAACCTAACTAAAACGGAAGCAGAtttccacataaaaaaaaaaggaaaaaaaataataaaatagccCAAAAATTTTcctgagaaaaaaaattaccgGAAAATGAAAGGGGATTTAGCGAGGGCTAGGAAAAGGAGGAAAGATCTGAGGAAAGAAGTAGAGGCGAATGGGGAGATGATTATTAAGCAGCAAATGAAATAAGAGAAAACGACGGAGCTTCGTAGAGAtcgtccaaaaagaaaaagagagtttaTATATGTGTTTGGCTTGGCGATACTTCTTATGAGAGTGAGATGGAGGATGTGTGTGTGTCATAAATTAGCCAGCTTTTTTCGGTTTGGCCGTTAAAAGacgaactctctctctctctctctctctctctctctctctctccctctctcaaATTGCTTTGTGATCCTCTTCGTCGTGGCACGTGTTAACCTCCCTCTAACACACGTGACGGAACTTCGATGTCTTCGATGTTCTTTCTTCTAGGGCTGTTCTCCGCCAAAACCTTGACCAAAAATGATCAAAACgacattcatttaaaaaataaataaaaatgacatttttattttttaaaatgcatgtattataattttaatccgTCCATGAGATATCAATGAATtattaaatgtttttcttttaagaacCATGAGTAACTCTAGGGTTTACCAAAAtggaataaatttattttaattggattGATTGACTGACCCTTTCAAATGAGTGGGAAAATGATATGATTTGTATGACTTTTTTCTCAAGTGAATCGGCGAAAAGTGCCGTGTGTTTGTTGGGTTTGGTGGTTTGCTCATTTTTgccatttcttttaaaaaaaaatttaatattgtataattaaatgaaaagcatgtagatttattatcattatttttttaggtaATATGAAAAGAATGTAGATTTCTAAAATGTTATCAACAATATTCCTTTATTTGTAATATGGACCATGATGAATgtgaaaatacaaaatcattatttccttgagggggaaaaagaaaaaaaattgcacactTCATGAAAACATTTTTGCATTCAATTATGTCAATGGATAAGTGTTAATTTGTTCGGGTAAAAGTCGGAAAAGGGGTGAGGTAGAGTTGGAATATAACTTTGACATAAAAATGTTTGTTTCCATTTAGTTGCacctacttttttctttttctttttttgtttttttggccgAATAGTTGCACCtacttatataattttagttGCATCATTTTCATGTCATTTATCATTTGGTAatcttttttgaaatattctaaagaaataataattttatcaaaaaattgtcATCGCAAGCATATCATTAATAATGTTGAATGGTTTGTAGCTTCCACAAAATCTTATTATATTTACCTTTATtgacataaataatattaatggaCTGAAaagtagaatttattttttcattttttggtctTCAACTATGATATAATATTGTTATAAATTATGAGATATATGTCAATAATTTACTAATAATTTTATCACTAAATTGTCTTCACAAACacatcatttaataaattttatcattgcATCTCTTTAATACACAGGTGAATTTGGCATACAATTTTACAAAGAAGGTACTTAAAGGTATActtggcaattcgggttggtgggtcgtgttcgtgtcaacccgtttaataattgtgtcaaaaatgcctaacccgaacacgacccatttattaatcgtgtcaggtacctaaaacactaacccgacctgtttataaacaggtcaacacgacacgacccgtttaacacgattattttaatggGTCGTGTTgatctattaacccgttaacctgaaattgacctattaacccgttaacccgaaaattaacctattaacccgaattttttttttatttttttttatttttatgtttttgttttattaaagatgtattttttgtttttaaaaaattagtaatagaaaattatttttataaaatttttaatttataatattttttagttattaaatattatattagtgataaaatattaatttaaaattaaatttaaatgggttgtaataggtatataatcgtgtcgggttgaaactgacacgtttaataaatgggtcgtaacgggtcaatttcgagttaaacacgtcaacccgaaaatgacacgattaataatcgtgttaaacgggttgacccgattatgacccgaacccatttataataaacccaaacccatttattccgtgtcgttttcgagtcgtgtcgccgtgtcatgatccaaattgccaggtctacttAAAGGTTAGATTTAGTATAAGGTTCACAAGACCATATACCTTTAACAGCGAAATAgaatttcagcaaaaaaaaaagaaagtaaaatagaaaatcaatttggTACAATTTTGCATATTTCCAATGGGAAAACTCACATTTTTCGGATATGATATGACTTTATATGTGCACAGAAGAATACTTATCTTGCATCTTATTTACCTATGTGTTAAATAACCAAATtctaaaccaacaaaaaaaaaaaaaaaaaaaaatccaagaatgatctatttaatattattatttaaataaattagaaatattatttttttgagaagACAAGCTTATGataaaagttattgatttttcaaatccTTTGTCTATACTATAAACGCGAAGAGATGcgattttttgtcattttttccTATTCATTTTGGTTAAAAAACGGCACTCCTTCTTTGCCAACCTTTTTTCCATGTGTCAGGAGAAGATTGCACATCCCCACATAATCTAAACAACTAGTTTTCCTGCAACTTGACAGCCTTTCTTGTACTTACAATTAATGCACAAATGTGTTTCCGTAATTGCAGTTTTATGTATCTCATTTAGAAGACTGTTGCTTCCTTCATCACCATGATTTGCTACAGGTACATTTTTTGAATCACTAACTTGATTCTTTTCTACATCATTCCCATAAAAACTACTTCGATTAACCCAATCTGCAACAATTTGTCAACCATATTACTTATATTACTTACCACATCATTATAAACAGAATGCAGCAATAAGTATCTCATTTTCTCTGGCTATCCACCATCTAATTAACACATAAAAATACATCTACTAAAATAAGCTTTGCAGAGATAATTGAATAAGATTTACACGTGGTTGTGATATTCACATAACTAGGACATTTTTCACTTTTCCCAAGGCCCAACCACcccccccaaaaacaaaaaaaaaaaaaaccatgaattTGAACCATTACTGTAGGGCTTGGACAGAAACTACTGTAATCAGGCCGAAAAGGTCTACGAAGTGAATACCCATTCGGTTATTCATAAAATAAGAAGCTCCacaggaaaaatatatatatatatatatatatgggtattTAAAGCGAAAGACAATGAATGGGTGATTTTTACCTGCTGATTTGCATCTGTTAAAAGAACTCCTGGAAAATCAATCGGCGAttttttaagaagaagaaagtgggaaaaataaaaaagaaagatagaaaggaaaaataaaaaacagagatTAGAGATAGTAAATTAAGGACCTTTGATTAGAAGAAGCGTAGCGTCTGACAAAGTTCGCTAAATCTGGCTGAGCTTATGGTTGTGATCGAGATGATAGAGGTGTAGGATTTTCaagcatctctctctctctctctccttctctctcactctctggATTTCCTCAATGGGTCTCTGTGTGAAACAGAGTATTCCACTCTACCCACCAAAGAACTTGGATTCACCTGAAATGaaaaacctttaattttttatttttgcccatttttatttcttcaagttcggattttgaattttatttttgacttaaatatatatatatatatatatatatatattattctttcaCTTTAAACCGGAGTTCAattctctatttattttatgaatttttttaaaattttttttgttaaagggTAGCCATGACTTttccacaaataaaaaatgtagcCGAGGGTTGACTACATATGCTATGCTAGGACCTTTCCATTTCATTTTCTGTCATGTTTTtcacccaaaacaaaagaactcATTATTTAAGCTCCACTCAAGCAtgcactttctttctttgaagaagaaaacaattGTATCATTTTTGCGAACTATTCACTGATAACTTCTTGTTTAACTTTGATCCtcttattagaatttttttgcaaactaaaaaatcagaaaaggataatattagaaataataataataataatgataatacatTTTATTGGTTCAAAGGAAATGATAAAGACCTATCAAGTGATGACACTCAATTGATAGATAAAAATttttgcaccaaaaaaaaaaaaaaaacaaagatttaataacaacaacaaataaaaataattttttatgtgatctagattttgttgtattatttttgcttaaatttttgttagatattagaactttattattattttttccacaaAAAAAGTGGCaactgtagtttttttttttttacctccttttttttattttttataattacattatttattaatgtttctctataaacaatttttttttaggtgttTGCTGCTTTTGCAACATAAATTTGATGTGGCTTTTGTTTGTAGTGAAGTTTGGTAAGCTTATATGTATGTTTGTTTCTTTGCTAGATAtgtcttttcaaatttttttaaagaatttatatgatttaaattttattgagttGTTTTGTTTGCAAATTATTATTAGTTGATAGAGATAATCAGAATGTAAATAGTTTCATATTAATATTAGTGACaactttttactatttttttaatttaaaataattaatattagttggtttctttattttcaattaaaaaagaaaatagattataattgttaataataaaatattcattaatatttttatatgtttgagTTCTTTTACctcatttaattttttgcttattAAAAGACGTCctattttccataaaaaataaatcacttttgataaaatattttatataattattctattcaaacaaattttttcttttctattaatataatattgaaaagataattagtaaataaataCTTTTTCAAATATCctaacaattataaaattattttaattaaaaatattcaaaacaaaaagtaaactattagatatttaaatttaacattaaaCCACGTGCCGTGGCCACACCTAGTGATAATAAAACAGATGTGAAGGATCattgattcaccaaaaaaaaaaaaagaaaaaaaaaggagaatgtTTGAATTTCAGATTCTAAAAGGGCCGGGCATGGGCTTAGAGAGTTTCTTTTTTGGATTTGATGGGCTTCTTATAGTGAGAGTGCTATCCTTATCCGTACGACCCCTTTATCCACGTAGTTTGTTTCAGTTCACGTCCGCGGTTCTTTTCATCGCCCTATCCATTTCCATGGCGAGCAAACCTTCAAACGGTAATCTTAAACCTCTCTGACTCTCactcccatatatatatatatgttttccatgtatatatttattttaatttatttcaattattattccatttatatattatttttctttatcttactTATCAAACTgcatttatgaatattttatttatttttaatcttcgCTAGAGGTTATTCTGGAGCAGCTGAAAAATGGAATTGCTGTATTCGAGCTTTCCTCGACGCCCGTTCGTTCAATTTCAAcaacttcaaattcaaattctctGGCATTCCTGACCCCGTTCATCGAAGACTGTGGCCACCGATTTTTTGCTAGAATTGGACAATCACTGTAAATTtttgagcatatatatatatatatatataatctaaattGAGCAATTAAAGCTTGGACTTGAATTTctgacttttttgttttctgggtTGTATGGTTTGATTCAGCGGAGAAAGAGGGTCACCGGCCATCAGGAAAATTGAGCGCTACTCGGTTCAGAAAGTTACTGGGGATGGTCGCTGCCTTTTTCGTGCTCTGGTAGTATCCAATTCTCATATTCTCTCTCAAATTAGatgtaagaaataataataataataataatattaaaaaatagagcTTAAATAAGAGTTAATATGGTCAGGTCAAAGGAATGGCATTCAACAGGGGAATTTCTCTTAACCCacgagaagagagagaagatgCTGGTATGCTGGATATATACAAGAATTAATAATGCTTCATTTGGGTTTAAAGAATATCTGAGTTATCCATGAAAATCCTTTGTGTAAAAACAATACAGatctttttttactttatacaaTCTTAAAGTGTAATCAAACTGCTCTGAGGCGTCAAAATCATTGACAATTCTTTTAAGTTGTCTATGTAATTGACCTGTTGTGAGCTTATTTTGTATGACAAGCATTATAAATGAGCTCAAAAGaggttttcctttttattttttagagcttcaaagttcaaattggttttattttttttaatctgataTTATACTTGAGGTGTGCTTTGTTAGTACTTAgtagaatatataatttattcaaattggttGATCTTGACCTTTGATAAGAGTATATGAGCTGTTCTCATTTCAAATGCACTGCATTCTGCTATTATCATTGCATCATATATTCTTGTATTCTTGTCACATAGTAGCTAAAAATGCGTATGTGTTGTTAGACTGTTAGTGCAAAGAGCTGAGAGATCTTTATTTATCTCGTCAGTAATCCTTGTTTTCACAACTCACTATATGAGTTGGTTTGGTTGAGTTATAGATGAATTACGAATGGCTGTAAAAGAGGTTATATGTGAAAATGATGGAGAGCGCCATCAATACGAAGCAGCACTGGTTGCCATTACTGTTGAAGAGTCTTTAAAACGGTAAgacctttttatctttttgcaagaataaaaatttggtCAGAATTTTGTGTTATGATGTATGCTTTAGCACATATGTGGTGGAAATTGTTAATGTATCTTAACCCTCTTTATAGTTACTGCCAACGCATTGAAAGACCTGATTTCTGGGGAGGAGAGTCCGAGCTCCTGGTTAGTATTCTTTTGTGCACATTTGTTTCATACCCACCTTTCAATCTTTCTTtaatctttcccttttttttggttgtatttCATATTATTGGTGGTTACATTTTAGACTGTTGATCTTAATGATCAAGGAGGCATGGATCTATAGGAGGTGCGTTAGGCAAAATTTAGTCTTGAAAAAAATTGGCATTTGGTACCCTATATTTTAGGTTTTTCATATGCCCATTCATTTATGTTACCACCCATCTTGGAAGAACCTtgcatttaattagttttgttcttcttcatcttctcgtTCTTCTATcatttttccctctctttggGGAGGGGTAGTTAATGAGAAGCAGCCATCAGAACTCAACATAATTCTTAATCTCTTTCCATAAAAAGAACTGATTCATATATGGTTTCTTAGTTGTCAACTCACCAATTTCTCTCTGTTGTTCTGCTTTTAACTTTAATAATCCACCAGGTCCTATCAAAGTTGTGTAGGCAACCAATCACTGTATACATTCCCGAGCACgaggtataatttttttttcccctgaattgttatttttaattgatagttGTCCTGTCTATCTATCTGATTGTGTAGGTAACCATTGATTGTAATACAAACCAGAGTATGAGTTTTACTGTTATTCTTGCTCATTGACCATTGCTGGTGCATCCCACCGATGATATAATCAGGGATTTCTGTGGCACATTGGCTAGTTAGTTCTTTTGATTATAGGATGTGATTTAGGAAAGAAGATAAGGGCATGAAATTCCATTCATTAAAAAAGCATTTATTCTCTAAAGTGTTTACTCATGAAATGCATTTAATACACCGATTGGATCTCACTCTCGGACTCTATGCTGCTGAAGCTGTTTATTGTTATTGCCATGTCTATATGTCCTTTACTTGGGTTGAGCTTGTAACCTGGTTTTCTCACATGTTACTTCCAATGTTTGTTGCCTCTTTGTTTTTCAATTGCAGCATGCAAGAGGTGGATGGGGCTCCGGTTTTATACCCATTGCAGAATATGGAGCCGAGTTTAATAAAGGTTTCCGGAAAAGGAAGTCCAAGAATGTTGTGAGGCTCTTATACAGCGGTAGGAATCATTACGATCTGCTTGTCTGAGAACTGAGAAAGAAGCAACATAGAGATTCCATTTTGTAGCTGGATTCGAGAAAAAATGTAGAACCTTTATGGATAAAATTGATTTACACACATTTCATTAGATATATGCACAACATTTTGTTTATGGCCCATATCTTCTTGCTCATGAAGGTACTAAAATGCATGTACTATGTAGATGtcaataaagagaaaaaaatttgttaaaagaatagATATTTGGGTTTACATTTTTTTACTATATGTTCGGAAATATTTCATCTAAACCTTTTGAAACTTGttctaattataatttaat comes from Ziziphus jujuba cultivar Dongzao chromosome 6, ASM3175591v1 and encodes:
- the LOC107430706 gene encoding OVARIAN TUMOR DOMAIN-containing deubiquitinating enzyme 3 isoform X2; amino-acid sequence: MGLESFFFGFDGLLIVRVLSLSVRPLYPRSLFQFTSAVLFIALSISMASKPSNEVILEQLKNGIAVFELSSTPVRSISTTSNSNSLAFLTPFIEDCGHRFFARIGQSLGERGSPAIRKIERYSVQKVTGDGRCLFRALVKGMAFNRGISLNPREEREDADELRMAVKEVICENDGERHQYEAALVAITVEESLKRYCQRIERPDFWGGESELLHARGGWGSGFIPIAEYGAEFNKGFRKRKSKNVVRLLYSGRNHYDLLV
- the LOC107430748 gene encoding acetyl-coenzyme A carboxylase carboxyl transferase subunit alpha, chloroplastic, which produces MASIAHSSVAFSGTSASDLLRSSSNSVNGVPLRTLGRACFSTRRGNISVTAKIKKVKKHDYPWPENPDPNVKGGILFHLSSFKPLEEKQKPVTLDFEKPLLELEKKIVDVRKMADETGLDFTDQIVSLENKYQQALKELYLNLTPIQRVNIARHPNRPTFLDHVFSITDKFVELHGDRAGYDDPAIVTGIGTIDGNRYMFIGHQKGRNTKENIQRNFGMPTPHGYRKALRMMRYADHHKFPIITFIDTPGAYADLKSEELGQGEAIAQNLRTMFGLKVPILSIVIGEGGSGGALAIGCANKMLMLENAVFYVASPEACAAILWKTAKAAPKAAEKLRITAPELVNLQVADGIIPEPLGGAHADPSWTSQQIKIAINEAMDELTQMETEELLQHRMLKYRKIGGVQEGIPIDPERKWAVKKKDVPERRLDLEVDVENVKQQILNASGSSSEPPTLNLNETIEKLKKDVDDEISMAVIALGLQDRFLALWEEILNTGSDDQPLDPALEEKIQKLEDEFSEKLPTFANYETLKDNMDMLKELYKAQNLAEKNRMAALLKEEINTKFKEVLERPDIKEKYESLAAEVQNSGVTKFENLEPQLKEKILKLREEVEFEFAFVLDCLGLEIEEILPNPRYLTEEPAPELKAKLEEFEKEINHGIENVVHSSDLKDKIELLKSEFAKAVDSTDPESVDRVLALEKEIKQSLEASLASSNLKDKYEKLTEEISERTESSGDLETENSENAATDEAREEIGANHTLS
- the LOC107430706 gene encoding OVARIAN TUMOR DOMAIN-containing deubiquitinating enzyme 3 isoform X1, which gives rise to MGLESFFFGFDGLLIVRVLSLSVRPLYPRSLFQFTSAVLFIALSISMASKPSNEVILEQLKNGIAVFELSSTPVRSISTTSNSNSLAFLTPFIEDCGHRFFARIGQSLGERGSPAIRKIERYSVQKVTGDGRCLFRALVKGMAFNRGISLNPREEREDADELRMAVKEVICENDGERHQYEAALVAITVEESLKRYCQRIERPDFWGGESELLVLSKLCRQPITVYIPEHEHARGGWGSGFIPIAEYGAEFNKGFRKRKSKNVVRLLYSGRNHYDLLV